One segment of Pogoniulus pusillus isolate bPogPus1 chromosome 26, bPogPus1.pri, whole genome shotgun sequence DNA contains the following:
- the DVL3 gene encoding segment polarity protein dishevelled homolog DVL-3 isoform X4 codes for MAAAETKIIYHLDEQETPYLVKLPIPAERVTLGDFKGLLNRPNYKFYFKSMDDDFGVVKEEISDDNAKLPCFNGRVVSWLVSAEGSHSDAGSVCADNQTELPPSMERTGGIGDSRPPSFHPNTGGSRENLDNETETDSVVSSQRERPRRKDGPEHAPRVNGTVKGERRRDLGGYESSSTLMSSELETTSFFDSDEDDSTSRFSSSTEQSSASRLMRRHKRRRRKQKAPRIERSSSFSSITDSTMSLNIITVTLNMEKYNFLGISIVGQSNERGDGGIYIGSIMKGGAVAADGRIEPGDMLLQVNDINFENMSNDDAVRVLREIVHKPGPITLTVAKCWDPSPRGCFSLPRSKWIADPPLTLVPSSFAPQRIWAGPDSPCSDPGEPIRPIDPAAWVSHTAAMTGTYPAYGLDDFHLSIHSDMATIVKAMASPESGLEVRDRMWLKITIPNAFIGSDVVDWLYHHVEGFTDRRESRKYASNLLKAGYIRHTVNKITFSEQCYYIFGDLCGNMANLSLHDHDGSSGASDQDTLAPLPHPGAAPWPMAFPYQYPPPHPYNPHPGFPDPSYSYGGGSAGSQHSEGSRSSGSNRSGSERRKEREKTGESKSGGSGSESDHTTRSSMRRERAASERSVPASQHSQRSQHSLAHSIRSHHSQQSYGPPGLPPLFSPPMLLMPPPPSAMGPPGAPPGRDLASVPPELTASRQSFRMAMGNPSEFFVDVM; via the exons gGTGGTGAAAGAAGAGATCTCAGATGACAATGCCAAGCTTCCCTGCTTCAACGGCCGGGTGGTGTCGTGG CTGGTGTCTGCAGAGGGCTCCCATTCAGACGCTGGCTCAGTCTGTGCTGATAACCAAACGGAACTGCCACCCTCCATGGAGCGCACAGGGGGAATTGGAGACTCCAGGCCCCCCTCCTTTCA CCCTAACACTGGGGGCAGCCGGGAAAATTTGGATAATGAGACAGAGACAGACTCGGTGGTGTCATCGCAAAGGGAACGACCTCGTCGGAAAGATGGGCCCGAGCATG cacccagggtGAATGGTACTGTGAAGGGAGAGCGGCGCCGAGACCTTGGTGGATATGAAAGTTCCTCCACACTCATGAGCAGTGAGCTGGAGACCACCAGCTTCTTCGATTCAGATGAAGATGACTCCACCAGCAG GTTTAGTAGTTCAACAGAGCAAAGCAGTGCCTCGCGTCTCATGAGGAGGCACAAGCGACGCCGGCGGAAACAGAAGGCTCCACGCATTGAGCGG TCATCGTCCTTCAGCAGCATCACAGACTCCACCATGTCCTTGAACATCATCACAGTCACGCTGAACATGG AGAAGTACAACTTCCTGGGCATTTCTATTGTGGGACAGAGCAATGAGCGCGGGGATGGAGGCATTTACATTGGCTCTATCATGAAGGGTGGCGCTGTGGCAGCCGATGGCAGGATTGAGCCAGGAGACATGCTCTTGCAG GTAAATGATATCAACTTTGAGAACATGAGCAATGATGATGCTGTGCGGGTGCTGAGGGAGATCGTGCACAAGCCGGG GCCCATTACCCTGACGGTGGCCAAGTGCTGGGACCCCAGCCCTCGGGGCTGCTTCTCGTTACCCAGGAGTAAGTGGATAGCTGACCCACCCTTAACGCTGGTGCCCAGCTCAT tTGCTCCCCAGCGGATCTGGGCTGGGCCTGACTCTCCATGCTCCGATCCGG GTGAGCCCATCCGGCCCATCGACCCGGCAGCCTGGGTGTCTCACACGGCAGCGATGACTGGCACCTACCCAGCGTACG GCCTCGATGACTTTCACCTGTCCATCCACAGTGACATGGCCACGATTGTCAAAGCCATGGCCTCACCAGAGTCAGGCCTGGAGGTGCGTGACCGTATGTGGCTGAAGATCACCATCCCCAATGCCTTCATTG GTTCTGATGTGGTGGACTGGCTCTATCACCATGTGGAAGGCTTCACAGACCGTCGTGAGTCCCGCAAATATGCCAGCAACCTGCTGAAGGCTGGCTACATCCGGCACACTGTGAACAAGATCACCTTCTCAGAGCAGTGCTATTACATCTTTGGAGACCTCTGTGGAA ATATGGCTAATCTTTCCCTTCATGATCATGATGGCTCCAGTGGTGCCTCAGATCAGGACACTTTGGCTCCACTCCCTCACCCAGGAGCTGCACCCTGGCCTATGGCTTTCCCATATCAGTATCCACCACCTCATCCATACAACCCCCACCCTGGCTTCCCTGACCCAAGCTACAGTTACGGaggaggcagtgcaggcagccagcacagtgAAG GGAGCCGGAGCAGTGGTTCCAATCGCAGTGGCagtgagaggaggaaggagagagagaagaccGGAGAGTCCAAGTCAGGTGGCAGCGGGAGCGAGTCGGACCACACCACGAGAAGCAGCATGCGGCGTGAGCGCGCTGCCAGCGAGCGCTCGGTGCCagccagccagcacagccagcgTAGCCAGCACTCTCTGGCTCACAGCATCCGCAGCCACCACAGCCAGCAGTCATATGGGCCGCCCGGCCTCCCCCCTCTCTTCAGCCCCCCCATGTTgctgatgcctccaccaccttcagcCATGGGCCCCCCTGGGGCACCGCCAGGCCGTGACCTGGCCTCTGTGCCCCCTGAACTGACAGCCAGTAGACAGTCCTTCCGAATGGCCATGGGCAACCCCAGTGAGTTCTTTGTGGATGTAATGTGA
- the DVL3 gene encoding segment polarity protein dishevelled homolog DVL-3 isoform X6: MDFMQGHVGNRVVKEEISDDNAKLPCFNGRVVSWLVSAEGSHSDAGSVCADNQTELPPSMERTGGIGDSRPPSFHPNTGGSRENLDNETETDSVVSSQRERPRRKDGPEHAPRVNGTVKGERRRDLGGYESSSTLMSSELETTSFFDSDEDDSTSRFSSSTEQSSASRLMRRHKRRRRKQKAPRIERSSSFSSITDSTMSLNIITVTLNMEKYNFLGISIVGQSNERGDGGIYIGSIMKGGAVAADGRIEPGDMLLQVNDINFENMSNDDAVRVLREIVHKPGPITLTVAKCWDPSPRGCFSLPRSKWIADPPLTLVPSSFAPQRIWAGPDSPCSDPGEPIRPIDPAAWVSHTAAMTGTYPAYGMSPSMSTITSTSSSITSSIPETERLDDFHLSIHSDMATIVKAMASPESGLEVRDRMWLKITIPNAFIGSDVVDWLYHHVEGFTDRRESRKYASNLLKAGYIRHTVNKITFSEQCYYIFGDLCGNMANLSLHDHDGSSGASDQDTLAPLPHPGAAPWPMAFPYQYPPPHPYNPHPGFPDPSYSYGGGSAGSQHSEGSRSSGSNRSGSERRKEREKTGESKSGGSGSESDHTTRSSMRRERAASERSVPASQHSQRSQHSLAHSIRSHHSQQSYGPPGLPPLFSPPMLLMPPPPSAMGPPGAPPGRDLASVPPELTASRQSFRMAMGNPSEFFVDVM; this comes from the exons gGTGGTGAAAGAAGAGATCTCAGATGACAATGCCAAGCTTCCCTGCTTCAACGGCCGGGTGGTGTCGTGG CTGGTGTCTGCAGAGGGCTCCCATTCAGACGCTGGCTCAGTCTGTGCTGATAACCAAACGGAACTGCCACCCTCCATGGAGCGCACAGGGGGAATTGGAGACTCCAGGCCCCCCTCCTTTCA CCCTAACACTGGGGGCAGCCGGGAAAATTTGGATAATGAGACAGAGACAGACTCGGTGGTGTCATCGCAAAGGGAACGACCTCGTCGGAAAGATGGGCCCGAGCATG cacccagggtGAATGGTACTGTGAAGGGAGAGCGGCGCCGAGACCTTGGTGGATATGAAAGTTCCTCCACACTCATGAGCAGTGAGCTGGAGACCACCAGCTTCTTCGATTCAGATGAAGATGACTCCACCAGCAG GTTTAGTAGTTCAACAGAGCAAAGCAGTGCCTCGCGTCTCATGAGGAGGCACAAGCGACGCCGGCGGAAACAGAAGGCTCCACGCATTGAGCGG TCATCGTCCTTCAGCAGCATCACAGACTCCACCATGTCCTTGAACATCATCACAGTCACGCTGAACATGG AGAAGTACAACTTCCTGGGCATTTCTATTGTGGGACAGAGCAATGAGCGCGGGGATGGAGGCATTTACATTGGCTCTATCATGAAGGGTGGCGCTGTGGCAGCCGATGGCAGGATTGAGCCAGGAGACATGCTCTTGCAG GTAAATGATATCAACTTTGAGAACATGAGCAATGATGATGCTGTGCGGGTGCTGAGGGAGATCGTGCACAAGCCGGG GCCCATTACCCTGACGGTGGCCAAGTGCTGGGACCCCAGCCCTCGGGGCTGCTTCTCGTTACCCAGGAGTAAGTGGATAGCTGACCCACCCTTAACGCTGGTGCCCAGCTCAT tTGCTCCCCAGCGGATCTGGGCTGGGCCTGACTCTCCATGCTCCGATCCGG GTGAGCCCATCCGGCCCATCGACCCGGCAGCCTGGGTGTCTCACACGGCAGCGATGACTGGCACCTACCCAGCGTACGGTATGAGTCCATCCATGAGCACAATcacttccaccagctcctccatcaccagctccatcccagagaCCGAAC GCCTCGATGACTTTCACCTGTCCATCCACAGTGACATGGCCACGATTGTCAAAGCCATGGCCTCACCAGAGTCAGGCCTGGAGGTGCGTGACCGTATGTGGCTGAAGATCACCATCCCCAATGCCTTCATTG GTTCTGATGTGGTGGACTGGCTCTATCACCATGTGGAAGGCTTCACAGACCGTCGTGAGTCCCGCAAATATGCCAGCAACCTGCTGAAGGCTGGCTACATCCGGCACACTGTGAACAAGATCACCTTCTCAGAGCAGTGCTATTACATCTTTGGAGACCTCTGTGGAA ATATGGCTAATCTTTCCCTTCATGATCATGATGGCTCCAGTGGTGCCTCAGATCAGGACACTTTGGCTCCACTCCCTCACCCAGGAGCTGCACCCTGGCCTATGGCTTTCCCATATCAGTATCCACCACCTCATCCATACAACCCCCACCCTGGCTTCCCTGACCCAAGCTACAGTTACGGaggaggcagtgcaggcagccagcacagtgAAG GGAGCCGGAGCAGTGGTTCCAATCGCAGTGGCagtgagaggaggaaggagagagagaagaccGGAGAGTCCAAGTCAGGTGGCAGCGGGAGCGAGTCGGACCACACCACGAGAAGCAGCATGCGGCGTGAGCGCGCTGCCAGCGAGCGCTCGGTGCCagccagccagcacagccagcgTAGCCAGCACTCTCTGGCTCACAGCATCCGCAGCCACCACAGCCAGCAGTCATATGGGCCGCCCGGCCTCCCCCCTCTCTTCAGCCCCCCCATGTTgctgatgcctccaccaccttcagcCATGGGCCCCCCTGGGGCACCGCCAGGCCGTGACCTGGCCTCTGTGCCCCCTGAACTGACAGCCAGTAGACAGTCCTTCCGAATGGCCATGGGCAACCCCAGTGAGTTCTTTGTGGATGTAATGTGA
- the DVL3 gene encoding segment polarity protein dishevelled homolog DVL-3 isoform X1 produces MAAAETKIIYHLDEQETPYLVKLPIPAERVTLGDFKGLLNRPNYKFYFKSMDDDFGVVKEEISDDNAKLPCFNGRVVSWLVSAEGSHSDAGSVCADNQTELPPSMERTGGIGDSRPPSFHPNTGGSRENLDNETETDSVVSSQRERPRRKDGPEHAPRVNGTVKGERRRDLGGYESSSTLMSSELETTSFFDSDEDDSTSRFSSSTEQSSASRLMRRHKRRRRKQKAPRIERSSSFSSITDSTMSLNIITVTLNMEKYNFLGISIVGQSNERGDGGIYIGSIMKGGAVAADGRIEPGDMLLQVNDINFENMSNDDAVRVLREIVHKPGPITLTVAKCWDPSPRGCFSLPRSKWIADPPLTLVPSSFAPQRIWAGPDSPCSDPGEPIRPIDPAAWVSHTAAMTGTYPAYGMSPSMSTITSTSSSITSSIPETERLDDFHLSIHSDMATIVKAMASPESGLEVRDRMWLKITIPNAFIGSDVVDWLYHHVEGFTDRRESRKYASNLLKAGYIRHTVNKITFSEQCYYIFGDLCGNMANLSLHDHDGSSGASDQDTLAPLPHPGAAPWPMAFPYQYPPPHPYNPHPGFPDPSYSYGGGSAGSQHSEGSRSSGSNRSGSERRKEREKTGESKSGGSGSESDHTTRSSMRRERAASERSVPASQHSQRSQHSLAHSIRSHHSQQSYGPPGLPPLFSPPMLLMPPPPSAMGPPGAPPGRDLASVPPELTASRQSFRMAMGNPSEFFVDVM; encoded by the exons gGTGGTGAAAGAAGAGATCTCAGATGACAATGCCAAGCTTCCCTGCTTCAACGGCCGGGTGGTGTCGTGG CTGGTGTCTGCAGAGGGCTCCCATTCAGACGCTGGCTCAGTCTGTGCTGATAACCAAACGGAACTGCCACCCTCCATGGAGCGCACAGGGGGAATTGGAGACTCCAGGCCCCCCTCCTTTCA CCCTAACACTGGGGGCAGCCGGGAAAATTTGGATAATGAGACAGAGACAGACTCGGTGGTGTCATCGCAAAGGGAACGACCTCGTCGGAAAGATGGGCCCGAGCATG cacccagggtGAATGGTACTGTGAAGGGAGAGCGGCGCCGAGACCTTGGTGGATATGAAAGTTCCTCCACACTCATGAGCAGTGAGCTGGAGACCACCAGCTTCTTCGATTCAGATGAAGATGACTCCACCAGCAG GTTTAGTAGTTCAACAGAGCAAAGCAGTGCCTCGCGTCTCATGAGGAGGCACAAGCGACGCCGGCGGAAACAGAAGGCTCCACGCATTGAGCGG TCATCGTCCTTCAGCAGCATCACAGACTCCACCATGTCCTTGAACATCATCACAGTCACGCTGAACATGG AGAAGTACAACTTCCTGGGCATTTCTATTGTGGGACAGAGCAATGAGCGCGGGGATGGAGGCATTTACATTGGCTCTATCATGAAGGGTGGCGCTGTGGCAGCCGATGGCAGGATTGAGCCAGGAGACATGCTCTTGCAG GTAAATGATATCAACTTTGAGAACATGAGCAATGATGATGCTGTGCGGGTGCTGAGGGAGATCGTGCACAAGCCGGG GCCCATTACCCTGACGGTGGCCAAGTGCTGGGACCCCAGCCCTCGGGGCTGCTTCTCGTTACCCAGGAGTAAGTGGATAGCTGACCCACCCTTAACGCTGGTGCCCAGCTCAT tTGCTCCCCAGCGGATCTGGGCTGGGCCTGACTCTCCATGCTCCGATCCGG GTGAGCCCATCCGGCCCATCGACCCGGCAGCCTGGGTGTCTCACACGGCAGCGATGACTGGCACCTACCCAGCGTACGGTATGAGTCCATCCATGAGCACAATcacttccaccagctcctccatcaccagctccatcccagagaCCGAAC GCCTCGATGACTTTCACCTGTCCATCCACAGTGACATGGCCACGATTGTCAAAGCCATGGCCTCACCAGAGTCAGGCCTGGAGGTGCGTGACCGTATGTGGCTGAAGATCACCATCCCCAATGCCTTCATTG GTTCTGATGTGGTGGACTGGCTCTATCACCATGTGGAAGGCTTCACAGACCGTCGTGAGTCCCGCAAATATGCCAGCAACCTGCTGAAGGCTGGCTACATCCGGCACACTGTGAACAAGATCACCTTCTCAGAGCAGTGCTATTACATCTTTGGAGACCTCTGTGGAA ATATGGCTAATCTTTCCCTTCATGATCATGATGGCTCCAGTGGTGCCTCAGATCAGGACACTTTGGCTCCACTCCCTCACCCAGGAGCTGCACCCTGGCCTATGGCTTTCCCATATCAGTATCCACCACCTCATCCATACAACCCCCACCCTGGCTTCCCTGACCCAAGCTACAGTTACGGaggaggcagtgcaggcagccagcacagtgAAG GGAGCCGGAGCAGTGGTTCCAATCGCAGTGGCagtgagaggaggaaggagagagagaagaccGGAGAGTCCAAGTCAGGTGGCAGCGGGAGCGAGTCGGACCACACCACGAGAAGCAGCATGCGGCGTGAGCGCGCTGCCAGCGAGCGCTCGGTGCCagccagccagcacagccagcgTAGCCAGCACTCTCTGGCTCACAGCATCCGCAGCCACCACAGCCAGCAGTCATATGGGCCGCCCGGCCTCCCCCCTCTCTTCAGCCCCCCCATGTTgctgatgcctccaccaccttcagcCATGGGCCCCCCTGGGGCACCGCCAGGCCGTGACCTGGCCTCTGTGCCCCCTGAACTGACAGCCAGTAGACAGTCCTTCCGAATGGCCATGGGCAACCCCAGTGAGTTCTTTGTGGATGTAATGTGA
- the DVL3 gene encoding segment polarity protein dishevelled homolog DVL-3 isoform X3 has translation MAAAETKIIYHLDEQETPYLVKLPIPAERVTLGDFKGLLNRPNYKFYFKSMDDDFGVVKEEISDDNAKLPCFNGRVVSWLVSAEGSHSDAGSVCADNQTELPPSMERTGGIGDSRPPSFHPNTGGSRENLDNETETDSVVSSQRERPRRKDGPEHAPRVNGTVKGERRRDLGGYESSSTLMSSELETTSFFDSDEDDSTSRFSSSTEQSSASRLMRRHKRRRRKQKAPRIERSSSFSSITDSTMSLNIITVTLNMEKYNFLGISIVGQSNERGDGGIYIGSIMKGGAVAADGRIEPGDMLLQVNDINFENMSNDDAVRVLREIVHKPGPITLTVAKCWDPSPRGCFSLPRSKWIADPPLTLVPSSCEPIRPIDPAAWVSHTAAMTGTYPAYGMSPSMSTITSTSSSITSSIPETERLDDFHLSIHSDMATIVKAMASPESGLEVRDRMWLKITIPNAFIGSDVVDWLYHHVEGFTDRRESRKYASNLLKAGYIRHTVNKITFSEQCYYIFGDLCGNMANLSLHDHDGSSGASDQDTLAPLPHPGAAPWPMAFPYQYPPPHPYNPHPGFPDPSYSYGGGSAGSQHSEGSRSSGSNRSGSERRKEREKTGESKSGGSGSESDHTTRSSMRRERAASERSVPASQHSQRSQHSLAHSIRSHHSQQSYGPPGLPPLFSPPMLLMPPPPSAMGPPGAPPGRDLASVPPELTASRQSFRMAMGNPSEFFVDVM, from the exons gGTGGTGAAAGAAGAGATCTCAGATGACAATGCCAAGCTTCCCTGCTTCAACGGCCGGGTGGTGTCGTGG CTGGTGTCTGCAGAGGGCTCCCATTCAGACGCTGGCTCAGTCTGTGCTGATAACCAAACGGAACTGCCACCCTCCATGGAGCGCACAGGGGGAATTGGAGACTCCAGGCCCCCCTCCTTTCA CCCTAACACTGGGGGCAGCCGGGAAAATTTGGATAATGAGACAGAGACAGACTCGGTGGTGTCATCGCAAAGGGAACGACCTCGTCGGAAAGATGGGCCCGAGCATG cacccagggtGAATGGTACTGTGAAGGGAGAGCGGCGCCGAGACCTTGGTGGATATGAAAGTTCCTCCACACTCATGAGCAGTGAGCTGGAGACCACCAGCTTCTTCGATTCAGATGAAGATGACTCCACCAGCAG GTTTAGTAGTTCAACAGAGCAAAGCAGTGCCTCGCGTCTCATGAGGAGGCACAAGCGACGCCGGCGGAAACAGAAGGCTCCACGCATTGAGCGG TCATCGTCCTTCAGCAGCATCACAGACTCCACCATGTCCTTGAACATCATCACAGTCACGCTGAACATGG AGAAGTACAACTTCCTGGGCATTTCTATTGTGGGACAGAGCAATGAGCGCGGGGATGGAGGCATTTACATTGGCTCTATCATGAAGGGTGGCGCTGTGGCAGCCGATGGCAGGATTGAGCCAGGAGACATGCTCTTGCAG GTAAATGATATCAACTTTGAGAACATGAGCAATGATGATGCTGTGCGGGTGCTGAGGGAGATCGTGCACAAGCCGGG GCCCATTACCCTGACGGTGGCCAAGTGCTGGGACCCCAGCCCTCGGGGCTGCTTCTCGTTACCCAGGAGTAAGTGGATAGCTGACCCACCCTTAACGCTGGTGCCCAGCTCAT GTGAGCCCATCCGGCCCATCGACCCGGCAGCCTGGGTGTCTCACACGGCAGCGATGACTGGCACCTACCCAGCGTACGGTATGAGTCCATCCATGAGCACAATcacttccaccagctcctccatcaccagctccatcccagagaCCGAAC GCCTCGATGACTTTCACCTGTCCATCCACAGTGACATGGCCACGATTGTCAAAGCCATGGCCTCACCAGAGTCAGGCCTGGAGGTGCGTGACCGTATGTGGCTGAAGATCACCATCCCCAATGCCTTCATTG GTTCTGATGTGGTGGACTGGCTCTATCACCATGTGGAAGGCTTCACAGACCGTCGTGAGTCCCGCAAATATGCCAGCAACCTGCTGAAGGCTGGCTACATCCGGCACACTGTGAACAAGATCACCTTCTCAGAGCAGTGCTATTACATCTTTGGAGACCTCTGTGGAA ATATGGCTAATCTTTCCCTTCATGATCATGATGGCTCCAGTGGTGCCTCAGATCAGGACACTTTGGCTCCACTCCCTCACCCAGGAGCTGCACCCTGGCCTATGGCTTTCCCATATCAGTATCCACCACCTCATCCATACAACCCCCACCCTGGCTTCCCTGACCCAAGCTACAGTTACGGaggaggcagtgcaggcagccagcacagtgAAG GGAGCCGGAGCAGTGGTTCCAATCGCAGTGGCagtgagaggaggaaggagagagagaagaccGGAGAGTCCAAGTCAGGTGGCAGCGGGAGCGAGTCGGACCACACCACGAGAAGCAGCATGCGGCGTGAGCGCGCTGCCAGCGAGCGCTCGGTGCCagccagccagcacagccagcgTAGCCAGCACTCTCTGGCTCACAGCATCCGCAGCCACCACAGCCAGCAGTCATATGGGCCGCCCGGCCTCCCCCCTCTCTTCAGCCCCCCCATGTTgctgatgcctccaccaccttcagcCATGGGCCCCCCTGGGGCACCGCCAGGCCGTGACCTGGCCTCTGTGCCCCCTGAACTGACAGCCAGTAGACAGTCCTTCCGAATGGCCATGGGCAACCCCAGTGAGTTCTTTGTGGATGTAATGTGA
- the DVL3 gene encoding segment polarity protein dishevelled homolog DVL-3 isoform X5 yields the protein MAAAETKIIYHLDEQETPYLVKLPIPAERVTLGDFKGLLNRPNYKFYFKSMDDDFGVVKEEISDDNAKLPCFNGRVVSWLVSAEGSHSDAGSVCADNQTELPPSMERTGGIGDSRPPSFHPNTGGSRENLDNETETDSVVSSQRERPRRKDGPEHAPRVNGTVKGERRRDLGGYESSSTLMSSELETTSFFDSDEDDSTSRFSSSTEQSSASRLMRRHKRRRRKQKAPRIERSSSFSSITDSTMSLNIITVTLNMEKYNFLGISIVGQSNERGDGGIYIGSIMKGGAVAADGRIEPGDMLLQVNDINFENMSNDDAVRVLREIVHKPGPITLTVAKCWDPSPRGCFSLPRSEPIRPIDPAAWVSHTAAMTGTYPAYGMSPSMSTITSTSSSITSSIPETERLDDFHLSIHSDMATIVKAMASPESGLEVRDRMWLKITIPNAFIGSDVVDWLYHHVEGFTDRRESRKYASNLLKAGYIRHTVNKITFSEQCYYIFGDLCGNMANLSLHDHDGSSGASDQDTLAPLPHPGAAPWPMAFPYQYPPPHPYNPHPGFPDPSYSYGGGSAGSQHSEGSRSSGSNRSGSERRKEREKTGESKSGGSGSESDHTTRSSMRRERAASERSVPASQHSQRSQHSLAHSIRSHHSQQSYGPPGLPPLFSPPMLLMPPPPSAMGPPGAPPGRDLASVPPELTASRQSFRMAMGNPSEFFVDVM from the exons gGTGGTGAAAGAAGAGATCTCAGATGACAATGCCAAGCTTCCCTGCTTCAACGGCCGGGTGGTGTCGTGG CTGGTGTCTGCAGAGGGCTCCCATTCAGACGCTGGCTCAGTCTGTGCTGATAACCAAACGGAACTGCCACCCTCCATGGAGCGCACAGGGGGAATTGGAGACTCCAGGCCCCCCTCCTTTCA CCCTAACACTGGGGGCAGCCGGGAAAATTTGGATAATGAGACAGAGACAGACTCGGTGGTGTCATCGCAAAGGGAACGACCTCGTCGGAAAGATGGGCCCGAGCATG cacccagggtGAATGGTACTGTGAAGGGAGAGCGGCGCCGAGACCTTGGTGGATATGAAAGTTCCTCCACACTCATGAGCAGTGAGCTGGAGACCACCAGCTTCTTCGATTCAGATGAAGATGACTCCACCAGCAG GTTTAGTAGTTCAACAGAGCAAAGCAGTGCCTCGCGTCTCATGAGGAGGCACAAGCGACGCCGGCGGAAACAGAAGGCTCCACGCATTGAGCGG TCATCGTCCTTCAGCAGCATCACAGACTCCACCATGTCCTTGAACATCATCACAGTCACGCTGAACATGG AGAAGTACAACTTCCTGGGCATTTCTATTGTGGGACAGAGCAATGAGCGCGGGGATGGAGGCATTTACATTGGCTCTATCATGAAGGGTGGCGCTGTGGCAGCCGATGGCAGGATTGAGCCAGGAGACATGCTCTTGCAG GTAAATGATATCAACTTTGAGAACATGAGCAATGATGATGCTGTGCGGGTGCTGAGGGAGATCGTGCACAAGCCGGG GCCCATTACCCTGACGGTGGCCAAGTGCTGGGACCCCAGCCCTCGGGGCTGCTTCTCGTTACCCAGGA GTGAGCCCATCCGGCCCATCGACCCGGCAGCCTGGGTGTCTCACACGGCAGCGATGACTGGCACCTACCCAGCGTACGGTATGAGTCCATCCATGAGCACAATcacttccaccagctcctccatcaccagctccatcccagagaCCGAAC GCCTCGATGACTTTCACCTGTCCATCCACAGTGACATGGCCACGATTGTCAAAGCCATGGCCTCACCAGAGTCAGGCCTGGAGGTGCGTGACCGTATGTGGCTGAAGATCACCATCCCCAATGCCTTCATTG GTTCTGATGTGGTGGACTGGCTCTATCACCATGTGGAAGGCTTCACAGACCGTCGTGAGTCCCGCAAATATGCCAGCAACCTGCTGAAGGCTGGCTACATCCGGCACACTGTGAACAAGATCACCTTCTCAGAGCAGTGCTATTACATCTTTGGAGACCTCTGTGGAA ATATGGCTAATCTTTCCCTTCATGATCATGATGGCTCCAGTGGTGCCTCAGATCAGGACACTTTGGCTCCACTCCCTCACCCAGGAGCTGCACCCTGGCCTATGGCTTTCCCATATCAGTATCCACCACCTCATCCATACAACCCCCACCCTGGCTTCCCTGACCCAAGCTACAGTTACGGaggaggcagtgcaggcagccagcacagtgAAG GGAGCCGGAGCAGTGGTTCCAATCGCAGTGGCagtgagaggaggaaggagagagagaagaccGGAGAGTCCAAGTCAGGTGGCAGCGGGAGCGAGTCGGACCACACCACGAGAAGCAGCATGCGGCGTGAGCGCGCTGCCAGCGAGCGCTCGGTGCCagccagccagcacagccagcgTAGCCAGCACTCTCTGGCTCACAGCATCCGCAGCCACCACAGCCAGCAGTCATATGGGCCGCCCGGCCTCCCCCCTCTCTTCAGCCCCCCCATGTTgctgatgcctccaccaccttcagcCATGGGCCCCCCTGGGGCACCGCCAGGCCGTGACCTGGCCTCTGTGCCCCCTGAACTGACAGCCAGTAGACAGTCCTTCCGAATGGCCATGGGCAACCCCAGTGAGTTCTTTGTGGATGTAATGTGA